The proteins below come from a single Holdemania massiliensis genomic window:
- a CDS encoding glycosyltransferase — protein sequence MKVLLFFEGEKVISTSGIGRALKHQKQALTMAGIDYTLDPNDDFDILHINTVGPASQGIIAKARREGKPVIYHAHSTEEDFRNSFVLSNQIAPLFKKHLVSLYSSADAIITPTPYSKRLLEGYGIDLPIWAVSNGIDLDRFSYDAEKVKAYYKYFSLNETDKVVLSVGLYFERKGLPDFIEVAKRLPQYKFIWFGYTPLISVPKNIRELVEDHPANVIFPGYVKGAIIEGAYAGANAFFFPSYEETEGIVVLEALAASQQVIVRDIGVFDPWLKDRVNCYKGHTIDEFTDLIEGVVEKRLPRVDEEGRKTARERSIASVGQQLKAIYETVLNQHHSETM from the coding sequence ATGAAAGTATTGTTATTTTTTGAAGGGGAAAAGGTGATTTCGACCTCTGGCATCGGCCGCGCACTAAAGCATCAGAAGCAGGCGCTGACGATGGCGGGGATTGATTATACCCTGGACCCTAACGATGATTTTGATATTCTGCACATCAATACAGTGGGACCAGCTAGTCAGGGAATCATTGCCAAAGCTCGCCGCGAGGGGAAGCCGGTCATTTATCATGCCCATTCCACGGAAGAAGATTTCCGCAATTCCTTTGTCTTGTCCAACCAGATTGCACCGCTGTTCAAGAAGCATTTAGTTTCGCTGTATTCCAGCGCGGATGCGATTATTACGCCGACGCCGTATTCCAAGCGTTTGCTGGAAGGGTATGGGATTGATCTTCCGATCTGGGCCGTATCCAACGGCATTGATCTGGATCGGTTCAGCTATGATGCGGAAAAGGTGAAGGCGTATTACAAGTATTTTAGTCTGAATGAAACCGATAAAGTCGTGTTGTCGGTAGGTCTTTATTTTGAACGCAAGGGACTGCCGGACTTCATCGAAGTAGCCAAGCGGCTGCCGCAGTACAAATTCATTTGGTTTGGCTATACGCCGTTGATTTCCGTGCCGAAAAATATCCGTGAGCTGGTGGAGGATCATCCGGCTAATGTCATTTTCCCTGGGTATGTCAAAGGGGCGATCATCGAAGGTGCCTATGCCGGAGCCAATGCGTTCTTCTTTCCATCCTATGAGGAAACCGAAGGCATCGTTGTTCTGGAAGCGCTGGCAGCCTCGCAGCAGGTCATCGTCCGCGATATCGGCGTGTTTGATCCATGGCTGAAGGATCGGGTTAATTGTTATAAAGGACATACGATTGACGAATTTACAGATCTGATCGAAGGGGTTGTGGAGAAGCGCCTGCCGCGGGTCGATGAGGAGGGCCGAAAAACCGCTCGGGAGCGCAGTATTGCCAGCGTGGGTCAGCAGTTAAAAGCAATCTATGAAACCGTATTGAATCAACATCATTCTGAAACGATGTAA
- a CDS encoding TetR/AcrR family transcriptional regulator, with protein sequence MNDKFFKLSLEKQQKITGAAYRVFAHNRYKTASMSEIAAEAGISKALLFHYFQNKKELYLYLWLKAMELTKASIAQYKTLETHDFFEMLRRSLLSKCALMRDYPDLSRFTLKAYYEADPEIETMIQKHFSQASEASENLVLEQVETAGLRQDLDFNAMITEIFYAMDGYMLKKYRSHELDPDQIEHEILDLVHFWETLYTIPVIPR encoded by the coding sequence ATGAATGACAAGTTTTTCAAACTTTCTTTAGAAAAGCAGCAGAAAATAACCGGTGCTGCCTATCGCGTCTTTGCCCATAACCGCTATAAAACCGCCTCCATGTCAGAAATTGCCGCCGAAGCAGGAATTTCGAAAGCCCTGCTTTTTCATTATTTTCAAAACAAGAAGGAACTGTATCTCTATCTCTGGCTGAAAGCAATGGAACTGACCAAAGCCTCCATAGCCCAGTATAAAACGCTGGAAACTCATGATTTCTTTGAAATGTTAAGGCGCAGCCTGTTGTCAAAATGCGCGCTGATGCGGGATTATCCGGATCTCAGCCGCTTTACCCTGAAAGCCTATTACGAGGCAGATCCTGAAATTGAGACAATGATTCAAAAGCATTTTTCCCAAGCCAGTGAAGCCAGCGAAAATTTAGTTCTTGAACAAGTGGAGACCGCCGGCTTGCGGCAGGATCTGGATTTCAATGCCATGATTACGGAAATCTTCTATGCGATGGATGGATATATGCTGAAAAAATATCGTTCGCATGAGCTGGATCCCGATCAAATTGAGCATGAAATTCTTGATCTTGTTCACTTTTGGGAAACCCTCTATACAATCCCGGTGATCCCCCGATGA
- a CDS encoding alpha/beta fold hydrolase: MMQHRTIHAQGGTVHYWIDKKENAESIVFTHGVTADHTMFEKQVSYFEKAYTLLLWDVPMHGCSRPYQNFSYQDTAEILHQILVREALHKVFLVGMSMGGYPSQHFAKAYPDQVQGLIALDTTPLGLRYYSKSDLWWLKQVVPMAKVFPTAILRWSMAASVSLTHYAYQTMRSMLAPLSKAEILEQMRVAYTYFAIENQDVSFPFPVLILVGEKDCTGKVKTYCKAWAKHTGYPLHFIQKARHFSNADNPDQVNKEIETFIVSIRQGSDSHASL, from the coding sequence ATGATGCAGCACAGAACGATCCATGCGCAAGGCGGAACTGTGCATTATTGGATTGATAAGAAAGAAAATGCGGAGAGTATTGTTTTTACCCATGGCGTCACAGCCGATCATACGATGTTTGAAAAGCAGGTTTCCTATTTTGAAAAAGCCTATACGCTCCTGCTTTGGGATGTTCCGATGCATGGATGTTCCCGGCCCTATCAGAATTTTTCTTATCAAGATACCGCTGAAATCCTGCACCAGATTTTGGTGCGGGAAGCCCTGCATAAGGTGTTTTTAGTTGGGATGTCGATGGGCGGCTATCCTTCTCAGCATTTCGCCAAGGCTTATCCCGATCAGGTTCAAGGTTTGATTGCTTTAGATACAACCCCTTTAGGACTGCGGTACTATTCAAAATCAGATCTGTGGTGGCTGAAACAGGTTGTCCCCATGGCCAAAGTCTTCCCGACCGCCATCCTGCGCTGGTCCATGGCTGCGTCTGTATCGCTGACTCACTATGCTTATCAAACGATGCGTTCAATGTTGGCCCCGCTTTCAAAAGCTGAAATCTTAGAACAAATGCGTGTTGCCTACACCTATTTTGCGATTGAGAATCAAGATGTTTCCTTTCCGTTTCCCGTATTGATTCTCGTTGGTGAAAAGGACTGTACGGGCAAGGTAAAAACGTATTGCAAAGCCTGGGCTAAGCATACCGGTTATCCGCTGCATTTCATCCAGAAAGCCCGGCATTTTTCAAATGCCGATAATCCCGATCAAGTAAACAAAGAAATTGAAACTTTTATTGTATCGATCAGACAAGGGAGTGACAGTCATGCTTCACTATGA
- a CDS encoding alpha/beta fold hydrolase gives MLHYDEYGSPDHPTILLLPGAGALDTFNQQYVFADSYHLLVLHLPGSGKASGVVYDPQKTTQELFELIQNLHQKVGVIGHSLGAQIAVRLVSEHPEFFHFAIFLSAWVKPNPQKIKGLCALAKISAKMLHWQGLVRLQGWYWHYTPQQARTMADDSKRISAEVYRSFFVHTLDLSSLPAYSTVNIPMLALCGSREIKAMKESLALLAENPHCQTIQLRGVNHDFPMRHSQMLNPLLRQFIAENLKLKI, from the coding sequence ATGCTTCACTATGACGAATATGGAAGTCCAGATCATCCGACAATTCTTTTGCTTCCCGGCGCAGGCGCGCTGGATACTTTTAATCAGCAGTATGTTTTCGCTGACTCCTATCATCTGCTTGTACTGCACCTGCCAGGTTCTGGGAAAGCTTCAGGAGTTGTCTATGATCCCCAAAAAACAACACAGGAACTTTTTGAATTGATCCAAAATCTGCACCAAAAAGTTGGGGTGATCGGCCATTCCCTTGGCGCTCAGATCGCAGTCAGACTGGTCAGTGAACATCCTGAATTCTTTCATTTCGCAATATTCTTAAGTGCCTGGGTAAAACCGAATCCGCAGAAAATCAAGGGCCTCTGCGCGCTTGCGAAGATATCGGCAAAAATGCTGCATTGGCAAGGTTTAGTACGTCTTCAAGGTTGGTATTGGCATTACACTCCTCAACAAGCCCGTACGATGGCCGACGATTCCAAGCGCATTTCAGCCGAGGTTTATCGCTCATTTTTTGTTCATACGCTGGACTTGTCCAGCCTGCCGGCTTATTCTACAGTAAATATTCCAATGTTAGCCCTTTGCGGAAGCCGGGAGATCAAGGCAATGAAAGAATCGCTGGCTCTGCTGGCAGAAAATCCGCATTGTCAGACAATCCAACTCCGAGGCGTCAATCATGATTTTCCAATGCGGCATTCGCAAATGCTGAACCCACTGCTTCGGCAATTTATTGCGGAAAATCTGAAACTCAAAATTTGA
- the nifJ gene encoding pyruvate:ferredoxin (flavodoxin) oxidoreductase, whose amino-acid sequence MTKTFMSMDGNTAAAHCAYAFTEVAAIYPITPSSPMAEVVDAWATQGRKNIFDTIVKVAELQSEGGAAGAVHGALQGGALSTTFTASQGLLLMIPNIYKMAGELLPGVIHVAARSLATRALSIFGDHSDIYACRQTGACMLASHSVQEAMDLAGVAHLAAIKGSVPFLHFFDGFRTSHEIQKVEVMDYEFLKSLIDTDAVEAFRAKALNPHTNAVTRGGAENDDIYFQGREAQNLHYEAIPDIVADYMKKISEHTGREYAPFTYYGAPDAERIIIAMGSVTETVKETIDELTKRGEKVGLIKVHLYRPFSVKYLTAVLPASVKKIAVLDRTKEMGAREPLYLDVLNALKGMDLTIIGGRYGLSSRDTQPNQIKAVYDELAKDAPKAEFTIGINDDVTHLSLEVDPEFHVGADYTSCLFFGLGSDGTVSANKSSIKIIGDNTDQYAQAYFQYDSKKAGGVTRSHLRFGHSPIRSTYYIENADFVSCSLDAYCFKYDMVSCLKNGGTFLLNTTFAADELQDHLPNRMLAQLAKKNAKFYIIDATKIAQEIGMGRRTNTILQSAFFALNEQIMPYEKAVELMKYMAKKSYSKKGDEIVQLNYKAIDQGKNGLVEIEVKPEWAQLSYDSGRKLTGDEYFDNHVMAINSLEGYDLPVSNFMKHDILDGSIHNSVSFKEKRTIAVQVPTWDPNNCIQCGFCSFVCPHATIRPFLLTDEEIANAPMEFKTIQAMGKGVENLKYRIQVSPANCVGCGLCVVECPGKGGNKALKMVDINEKLDQEPLADYLFKHTEYKTNYFPVDTVKGSQFAMPYFEVSGACPGCGETPYYKLASQLFGKDMMIANATGCSMIYCSSTPSTPFSNDAEGNGVAWANSLFEDNAEYGYGMALAQNFKEARILSLMENNLDSVEPELKEAFEKYLAAGSNRDAQREVKDAIIAGVKASANEAVKELLDYERDLVGKSIWIVGGDGWAYDIGYGGLDHVLANNLNVNVLVLDTEVYSNTGGQASKSSQSAAIAKFAAGGKSTAKKDLGQIAMAYGHVYVASVSMGANRAQTLKAFKEAESYEGPSLIIAYAPCAEHGIKGGLANHQRVQAKAVECGYTVLYRFDPRNEEHPLTIDSKEPNWDLFQAFLLNETRYSQLPKLKGEKAYEMFERTKKDAQRRYTRLVKLSEE is encoded by the coding sequence ATGACAAAAACTTTTATGTCCATGGATGGCAATACAGCTGCCGCACATTGCGCGTATGCGTTTACTGAAGTAGCTGCAATCTATCCTATCACCCCATCCTCACCGATGGCTGAAGTCGTTGACGCATGGGCTACTCAGGGCCGGAAAAACATTTTTGACACGATTGTCAAAGTTGCGGAACTGCAGTCTGAAGGCGGTGCCGCCGGCGCGGTACACGGCGCTCTGCAGGGCGGTGCGTTGTCGACTACGTTTACAGCAAGCCAGGGCTTACTGCTGATGATTCCAAATATCTATAAGATGGCCGGCGAATTGCTGCCAGGCGTTATTCATGTTGCTGCCCGTTCCTTAGCAACCCGCGCGCTGAGCATTTTCGGTGATCACAGCGATATTTACGCATGCCGTCAGACCGGCGCCTGCATGCTGGCATCGCATTCTGTTCAGGAAGCGATGGATCTGGCGGGTGTTGCTCACCTGGCTGCGATCAAGGGTTCGGTACCGTTCCTCCATTTCTTTGATGGTTTCAGAACTTCTCACGAAATTCAGAAAGTCGAAGTCATGGATTATGAGTTCTTAAAGAGCTTGATTGACACGGATGCTGTGGAAGCGTTCCGGGCGAAAGCCTTGAATCCGCATACCAATGCTGTAACCCGCGGCGGTGCGGAAAACGATGATATCTATTTCCAGGGCCGTGAAGCACAGAATCTGCATTACGAAGCGATTCCGGATATCGTTGCTGATTACATGAAGAAGATCAGCGAACATACTGGCCGTGAATATGCGCCGTTTACTTATTATGGTGCACCGGATGCTGAACGCATCATCATCGCGATGGGTTCGGTTACAGAAACCGTCAAGGAAACGATTGACGAACTGACCAAGCGCGGCGAAAAAGTCGGCTTGATCAAAGTTCATCTGTATCGTCCGTTCTCCGTGAAGTATCTGACAGCGGTTCTGCCGGCTTCGGTCAAGAAGATCGCTGTTTTGGACCGCACGAAGGAAATGGGTGCCCGCGAACCGCTGTATCTGGATGTCCTGAATGCCTTAAAGGGTATGGACCTGACGATCATCGGCGGCCGTTACGGCTTAAGTTCCCGCGATACGCAGCCGAATCAGATCAAGGCGGTTTATGATGAACTGGCAAAAGACGCTCCGAAGGCTGAATTCACGATCGGCATCAACGATGATGTAACTCACTTAAGCTTAGAAGTTGATCCGGAATTCCATGTTGGTGCGGATTATACATCCTGCCTGTTCTTCGGTTTAGGATCTGACGGTACGGTTTCGGCGAACAAGTCTTCGATCAAGATCATCGGCGACAACACCGATCAGTATGCTCAGGCTTATTTCCAGTATGACTCGAAGAAGGCTGGCGGTGTTACTCGTTCCCACCTGCGTTTCGGTCATTCTCCGATCCGTTCTACGTATTATATTGAAAATGCGGATTTCGTTTCCTGCAGTCTGGATGCTTACTGCTTCAAGTATGACATGGTCAGCTGCCTGAAGAACGGCGGAACCTTCTTGCTGAATACAACATTCGCTGCGGATGAGCTGCAGGATCACCTGCCAAACCGTATGCTGGCCCAGCTGGCGAAGAAGAACGCGAAGTTCTATATCATCGACGCGACAAAGATCGCTCAGGAAATCGGCATGGGCCGTCGGACCAATACGATTCTGCAGTCGGCCTTCTTCGCGCTGAATGAACAGATTATGCCGTATGAAAAAGCGGTTGAGCTGATGAAGTACATGGCGAAGAAGTCCTACTCCAAGAAGGGCGACGAAATCGTCCAGCTGAACTACAAGGCGATTGATCAGGGCAAAAACGGCCTGGTTGAAATTGAAGTCAAGCCGGAATGGGCACAGCTGAGCTATGATTCCGGACGCAAGCTGACGGGTGATGAATACTTTGACAATCATGTCATGGCGATCAACTCGCTGGAAGGCTATGATCTGCCGGTTTCCAACTTCATGAAGCATGATATCCTGGATGGCTCGATCCACAACAGCGTTTCCTTCAAGGAAAAGCGTACGATTGCCGTTCAGGTTCCGACTTGGGATCCAAACAACTGTATCCAGTGCGGATTCTGTTCCTTCGTCTGCCCGCATGCGACGATTCGTCCGTTCTTACTGACTGATGAAGAAATTGCCAATGCACCGATGGAATTCAAGACGATCCAGGCAATGGGCAAGGGCGTCGAAAATCTGAAGTATCGGATTCAGGTTTCTCCGGCCAACTGCGTTGGCTGCGGTCTGTGCGTTGTTGAATGTCCGGGTAAGGGCGGCAACAAAGCACTGAAGATGGTCGATATCAACGAAAAGCTGGATCAGGAACCGTTAGCGGATTACCTGTTCAAGCATACTGAATACAAGACGAACTACTTCCCAGTCGATACCGTCAAGGGTTCTCAGTTCGCAATGCCTTACTTTGAAGTTTCCGGAGCCTGCCCGGGCTGCGGCGAAACCCCTTACTACAAGCTGGCTTCTCAGCTGTTCGGCAAGGATATGATGATCGCCAACGCTACCGGCTGCTCGATGATTTACTGCTCGTCCACACCATCTACACCGTTCTCCAATGATGCGGAAGGCAATGGTGTTGCTTGGGCAAACTCCCTGTTTGAAGATAACGCTGAATACGGCTATGGTATGGCTTTGGCGCAGAACTTCAAGGAAGCTCGGATTCTGTCTTTGATGGAAAACAATCTGGATTCCGTCGAACCGGAACTGAAAGAAGCTTTCGAGAAATATCTGGCTGCCGGCAGCAACCGTGATGCACAGCGTGAAGTCAAAGACGCGATCATTGCCGGTGTTAAGGCTTCGGCTAATGAAGCAGTCAAGGAACTGTTAGACTACGAACGCGATCTGGTTGGCAAATCAATCTGGATCGTCGGCGGCGACGGATGGGCTTATGATATCGGCTACGGCGGATTGGATCATGTTTTGGCCAACAACCTGAACGTCAACGTTCTGGTTCTGGATACTGAAGTTTACTCCAACACGGGCGGACAGGCTTCCAAGTCTTCTCAGTCGGCCGCGATTGCGAAGTTCGCAGCCGGCGGTAAGAGCACAGCGAAGAAAGACCTCGGTCAGATCGCTATGGCTTACGGTCATGTTTACGTTGCTTCCGTTTCGATGGGCGCCAACCGTGCTCAGACATTGAAGGCCTTCAAGGAAGCGGAAAGCTATGAAGGACCATCTCTGATCATCGCTTACGCACCATGTGCTGAACACGGCATTAAGGGCGGTCTGGCGAACCATCAGAGAGTTCAGGCAAAAGCTGTTGAATGTGGTTATACTGTTCTGTACCGTTTCGATCCGCGCAACGAAGAACATCCGCTGACGATCGATTCCAAGGAACCGAACTGGGATCTGTTCCAGGCCTTCCTGCTGAACGAAACCCGTTACAGCCAGCTGCCGAAGCTGAAAGGTGAAAAAGCATACGAAATGTTCGAAAGAACAAAGAAGGATGCTCAGCGCCGTTATACACGCTTAGTCAAGCTGTCGGAAGAATAA
- a CDS encoding MATE family efflux transporter: MSAILNFFRWQGMIKPSQICGEIPSNKAIYKRTYQIAWPSAVESVLIALIGAVDLMMVGNLGSASIAAVGITNQPKFLVLATILALNTGVTVLVSRRKGAGKQQEANTYLRQALLLSVGFSFLLSLGGALFAPQILAFAGATPDYLGLAVTYFRIIMFGNFFYCIGLTITAAQRGVGNTRISMVTNIAANLVNLVFNALLINGLFFFPRLEVAGAALATAIGNIVSFLIAVYSVTHTEGFLKLHKQQSWKPDLSAIQDLYRISWSAFIEQIFLRIGFLMYAKAVAGLGTVAFAAHQIVMNIMSISFSVGDGLSIANTSLVGQSLGANRSDLAIIYGKVSQRIGLILAIVVSGSITLFRAQLMALFTNETAVILAGETPLIILSVTVLFQIVQVIIVGSLRGAGDVKFVALLMFVSVTIVRPVLTWVMCYPLQMGLAGAWLSVFLDQFTRYIVSYWRFREARWTRIQV; this comes from the coding sequence GTGAGTGCAATACTGAATTTTTTTCGCTGGCAGGGAATGATCAAACCCAGTCAGATCTGCGGCGAAATACCTAGCAACAAAGCCATTTATAAACGAACCTATCAAATCGCCTGGCCCAGCGCGGTTGAAAGTGTTCTGATCGCGTTAATCGGCGCGGTTGATTTAATGATGGTCGGCAATCTGGGGTCAGCGTCGATTGCGGCCGTCGGCATTACCAACCAGCCGAAGTTTCTCGTGTTGGCGACGATTCTGGCGCTCAACACCGGCGTTACCGTGCTTGTTTCACGCCGTAAGGGGGCGGGCAAGCAACAGGAAGCGAATACCTATCTGCGTCAGGCGCTGTTGTTAAGCGTCGGGTTTTCGTTTCTGCTTTCGTTAGGCGGAGCGCTGTTTGCCCCGCAGATCCTGGCCTTTGCCGGGGCAACGCCGGATTATTTAGGTCTGGCGGTGACGTATTTCCGGATTATCATGTTCGGCAACTTCTTTTACTGCATCGGCTTGACGATCACCGCAGCCCAACGCGGCGTGGGCAACACGCGGATTTCGATGGTGACCAACATCGCCGCCAACCTTGTCAATCTGGTGTTCAACGCGCTTTTGATCAACGGCCTGTTTTTCTTCCCGCGGCTGGAAGTCGCGGGAGCGGCGTTGGCCACAGCGATCGGCAACATCGTTTCGTTTTTGATTGCGGTGTATTCGGTAACGCATACCGAGGGCTTTCTGAAGCTGCATAAGCAGCAGTCATGGAAGCCGGATCTGTCGGCGATTCAGGATTTATACCGGATCAGCTGGTCAGCATTCATTGAACAGATCTTTCTGCGAATCGGCTTTCTGATGTATGCCAAAGCGGTTGCGGGCTTGGGAACAGTCGCTTTCGCCGCTCATCAGATCGTCATGAACATCATGTCGATTTCATTCTCGGTCGGCGATGGCCTGTCGATTGCCAATACGTCGTTAGTCGGACAAAGTCTGGGCGCCAACCGTTCGGATCTGGCGATCATCTACGGTAAGGTGTCGCAGCGGATCGGCCTGATTCTGGCGATTGTGGTTTCCGGTTCGATCACTCTGTTCCGAGCGCAGCTGATGGCGCTGTTCACCAACGAGACCGCGGTCATCCTGGCTGGGGAAACACCGCTGATCATTCTTTCTGTCACCGTTTTATTTCAGATTGTCCAGGTCATCATCGTCGGTTCGCTGCGCGGAGCGGGCGACGTTAAGTTTGTCGCACTGCTGATGTTTGTCAGCGTCACAATCGTACGGCCGGTCTTGACCTGGGTCATGTGCTATCCGCTGCAGATGGGACTGGCCGGAGCCTGGCTGTCCGTGTTTCTTGATCAGTTTACGCGCTATATCGTCAGCTATTGGCGCTTCCGCGAAGCGCGGTGGACGCGGATTCAAGTGTAG
- a CDS encoding M42 family metallopeptidase — MNEQILAEYAKTLLNIDSPTGYTRLAIDWIEQQVRSLGYASYRNAKGNLIVEIQGPADKPAVALSAHTDTLGLMVRAIKKDGKLAFTRLGGPCLPTLDGEYCRIITRKGQVYTGTILSTAPAVHVYKEASSQERTEETMEVRIDELVRNEEDVRKLGIQPGDIIAIDPKTTITPSGFIKSRFLDDKISAAIFLTLLKALKEEAVTLPQKTYFLFSTYEEVGHGASWIPQDVVELLAVDMGCIGSDLSCTETDVSICAKDSGGPYDYAMTSRLIELAQAHNLPYAVDIYPYYGSDCGAALKGGNDIRGALIGPGVHASHGMERTHMQGVSAAYTLTAAYLLGK, encoded by the coding sequence ATGAATGAACAGATTTTGGCGGAGTATGCGAAAACGTTATTGAACATCGACAGTCCGACCGGCTATACGCGATTGGCGATTGACTGGATTGAGCAGCAGGTGCGTTCCTTAGGCTATGCCAGCTACCGCAATGCCAAGGGCAATCTGATCGTGGAAATTCAGGGGCCTGCGGATAAGCCGGCCGTCGCCCTCAGCGCGCATACGGATACGCTGGGACTGATGGTCCGCGCGATCAAAAAGGACGGCAAGCTGGCCTTTACACGCTTAGGCGGTCCGTGCCTGCCGACGCTGGATGGCGAATACTGCCGCATCATCACCCGCAAGGGACAAGTTTATACCGGGACGATCTTGTCCACGGCTCCGGCTGTACATGTTTACAAGGAAGCATCGAGTCAGGAACGGACGGAAGAAACGATGGAAGTGCGGATCGACGAGCTTGTCCGCAATGAAGAGGATGTGCGCAAATTGGGGATTCAGCCGGGAGACATCATTGCGATTGATCCCAAAACGACGATCACACCGAGCGGCTTTATTAAATCCCGCTTTCTGGACGACAAGATTTCCGCGGCGATCTTTCTGACACTGCTAAAAGCCCTGAAAGAGGAAGCGGTGACGCTGCCGCAGAAAACCTACTTCCTGTTTTCTACCTATGAGGAGGTTGGCCATGGCGCTTCGTGGATTCCGCAGGATGTCGTCGAGCTGCTGGCCGTGGATATGGGCTGTATCGGATCCGATCTGAGCTGTACGGAGACGGACGTGTCGATCTGTGCCAAAGATTCCGGCGGGCCGTACGATTATGCGATGACCAGCCGGCTGATTGAACTGGCTCAGGCACACAATCTGCCGTATGCCGTCGATATTTATCCATATTATGGCAGCGATTGTGGAGCGGCGCTAAAAGGCGGCAATGATATCCGCGGGGCTTTGATCGGTCCGGGCGTACATGCCAGCCATGGGATGGAGCGGACGCATATGCAGGGAGTCAGCGCGGCGTATACGCTGACGGCGGCTTATCTTTTGGGGAAATAA
- the pyrR gene encoding bifunctional pyr operon transcriptional regulator/uracil phosphoribosyltransferase PyrR encodes MKEIMDASSMKRSLVRMAHEIVEKNKGVEGLVLVGIKTRGEFLATRLKQMIDQFEECDIPCDSLDISAWRDDVERSEVQQTLTVAVQDKVVILVDDVLYKGRTVRAAMDGIMHFGRPRAIHLAVLVDRGHRELPIRADYVGKNVPTSLNEEVKVLVSETDGQDGVYIS; translated from the coding sequence ATGAAAGAAATCATGGACGCCAGTTCGATGAAGCGTTCGCTGGTGCGCATGGCGCATGAAATCGTAGAAAAAAACAAAGGGGTGGAAGGACTGGTGCTGGTCGGCATCAAGACCCGCGGAGAATTTTTGGCGACACGCCTGAAGCAGATGATCGATCAGTTTGAGGAATGTGATATTCCCTGTGACAGTCTGGATATTTCTGCTTGGCGGGATGATGTTGAACGCAGCGAGGTGCAGCAGACCTTAACCGTTGCGGTGCAGGATAAAGTGGTCATTCTGGTCGATGATGTGCTGTATAAAGGCCGAACCGTTCGTGCGGCGATGGACGGCATCATGCATTTCGGCCGGCCGCGGGCAATCCATCTGGCGGTGCTGGTTGACCGGGGACACCGCGAACTGCCGATCCGGGCCGATTATGTCGGCAAGAACGTACCGACTTCGCTGAATGAAGAAGTGAAGGTGCTGGTCAGTGAAACGGATGGCCAGGACGGCGTTTATATCAGCTAG